The DNA region ATTGTATTAGATGAAGGTGAAATAGTTGGTAAAGGAACACATGAGGAATTAATGAAAACATGTTCAACATATAGAGAAATAGCTTATTCTCAGTTATCAGAGGAGGAGTTAGCATGAGCAAAGAGCAAAGAGAAAATAGAGGACCAGGTGGAGGTCCAATGATGCGTGGACCTGTTGAAAAGGCAAAGGATTTTAAAGGTACAATGAAAAGATTAATAGCATATTTGAATCAATATAAATGGACATTGTTAATATCAATACTCTTTGCTATGGCCAGTGCAATTTTTTCTATAGTAGGACCTAAAATTCTTGGAAAGGTTACCACGAAAATATTTGAAGGTGTTATGGGAAAAATAATGGGTAAGGCAGGAATAGATTTTTCATATATAGCAAATACAATGATAATACTTCTTGGCATATATGTATTAAGTGCTTTGTTTGGATATATTCAGGGATGGCTTATGTCAGGAATTTCTATGAAAGTAACATATAATTTAAGAAAAGAGATTATGGAAAAAATCCACAAAATGCCTTTGAAATATTTTGATGGTACAAATCATGGTGAAATATTGTCGAAAATTACAAATGATGTAGATACAATAACACAAACATTAAATCAAAGTTTATCTCAAATTATTACTTCAATCACAATGATTATTGGTGTTGTAATAATGATGATAACTATTAGTTGGCAAATGACTTTAATAGCATTAATAGTTTTGCCTATATCTGCTGGGTTAATGATGTTTATTATAAAACATTCTCAAAAATATTTTAAAAAAAGACAAGAATATCTTGGGCATGTTAATGGGCACGTAGAAGAAATGTATGGTGGGCATGTTATTGTAAAAGCTTTTAATGGTGAAGAGAAAAGTATAAAAAAGTTTAATATTATGAATGATGAGTTATATAAGTCCGAATGGAAGTCTCAATTTTTATCAAGTATGATGATGCCTATAATGAATTTTGTAGGAAATCTTGGATATGTAATAGTTGCAGTAATGGGAGGTTGGTTTGTAGTAAAAAGGATAATAGAGGTTGGAGACATACAAGCTTTTATACAATATATGAGGTCATTTACACAGCCAATAGCTCAAGTTGCAAATATTTCTAATATATTCCAGCAAACAGCAGCTTCAGCAGAACG from Marinitoga sp. 1197 includes:
- a CDS encoding ABC transporter ATP-binding protein yields the protein MSKEQRENRGPGGGPMMRGPVEKAKDFKGTMKRLIAYLNQYKWTLLISILFAMASAIFSIVGPKILGKVTTKIFEGVMGKIMGKAGIDFSYIANTMIILLGIYVLSALFGYIQGWLMSGISMKVTYNLRKEIMEKIHKMPLKYFDGTNHGEILSKITNDVDTITQTLNQSLSQIITSITMIIGVVIMMITISWQMTLIALIVLPISAGLMMFIIKHSQKYFKKRQEYLGHVNGHVEEMYGGHVIVKAFNGEEKSIKKFNIMNDELYKSEWKSQFLSSMMMPIMNFVGNLGYVIVAVMGGWFVVKRIIEVGDIQAFIQYMRSFTQPIAQVANISNIFQQTAASAERVFEFLDKEEEIEDKKTTIDLKKIKGKVEFRNVKFGYNPKKIVIKNFSEIIHPGQTVAIVGPTGAGKTTLVKLLMRFYDVNDGAILIDDYDIREFSRYDLRSLFGMVLQDTWLFNGTIMENIRYGKLDATDEEVIEAAKMAHVDSFVHALPGGYNMVINEEINNISQGEKQLITIARAFLANPKILILDEATSSVDTRTELKVQQAMERLMKNRTSFVIAHRLSTIKKADLIIVMNEGDVIEQGTHEELLKKNGFYANMYNSQFEIVGNF